From a single Arachis hypogaea cultivar Tifrunner chromosome 3, arahy.Tifrunner.gnm2.J5K5, whole genome shotgun sequence genomic region:
- the LOC112791361 gene encoding transcription factor bHLH112 isoform X2, with the protein MADDEDFQGAAGICGENWWRSIDSTRSVFPPLTSSSPSSTSPCSVAPPTDTRTWPSSDDHHHCFMDLKAPACDIISNNNNNNYHMSFHDAQEKPHNNKTTTNESQSGSMLIDSTFQMMGFGLSSPNWDHQSLLENNNSQIIQKDYWSRKNFGTQQQQVSSTMDVFKRMNNQEFSSSTYGYPSSTLIQTLYDPQQQPQRSSSSSSSSLFTNRSMSYSSSSTVNYHHASNEVSLSPITWPKLFSSSSSSSSSSSLSLLPPMAKHPDNNNIGLHFSNNNTPFWNASSDALHDIRAGAFPFEEEDNKPNSPIILLNKLKSEELCVDSVKKNNNVCSSPPPFKRARIETPPPLPTFKVRKEKLGDRVTALQQLVSPFGKTDTASVLHEAIEYIKFLHDQVSVCFEHSIHEEWSFHSTQSGM; encoded by the exons ATGGCTGACGATGAGGATTTCCAAGGTGCAGCAGGGATTTGCGGTGAGAACTGGTGGAGGAGTATTGATTCAACAAGGAGTGTGTTTCCTCCTCTAacctcatcatcaccatcttcaacTTCACCTTGTTCCGTGGCACCACCCACCGACACTAGAACTTGGCCAAGTAGTGATGATCATCATCATTGTTTCATGGATTTGAAGGCACCGGCGTGTGATATTAttagtaacaataataataataattaccatATGAGTTTTCATGATGCGCAAGAGAAGCCACACAACAACAAGACTACTACTAATGAATCACAAAGTGGAAGCATGTTGATCGATTCAACCTTCCAAATGATGGGTTTTGGCTTGTCTTCACCCAATTGGGATCATCAATCTCTGTT AGAGAATAATAATTCACAAATAATCCAAAAGGATTATTGGAGCAGAAAGAACTTTGGAACCCAACAACAACAAGTTTCAAGTACCATGGATGTTTTCAAGCGCATGAACAACCAAGAATTTTCCTCATCAACTTATGGTTACCCGTCATCAACACTGATTCAAACATTATATGATCCACAGCAGCAGCCACAgcgctcatcatcatcatcatcatcatcacttttCACCAACCGTTCCATGTCCTATTCATCATCTTCTACAGTGAATTATCATCATGCCTCCAATGAAGTGTCACTGTCACCAATCACATGGCCTaaactcttttcttcttcttcttcttcatcatcatcttcttctttatcACTACTTCCCCCAATGGCAAAGCACCCTGACAATAACAATATTGGACTTCACTTTTCCAACAACAACACCCCTTTCTGGAACGCTTCCTCCGACGCACTTCACGACATTAGAGCAGGTGCTTTtccttttgaagaagaagacaacaaACCCAATTCCCCCATTATTCTACTCAACAag CTTAAGAGCGAAGAATTGTGTGTGGACTcggtaaagaaaaataataatgtttgcTCATCACCACCTCCATTCAAAAGGGCAAGAATTGAAACTCCACCCCCTTTACCAACTTTTAAG GTTCGGAAAGAGAAGTTAGGGGACCGAGTTACTGCTCTTCAGCAACTGGTTTCACCTTTCGGAAAG ACCGACACTGCATCCGTTCTCCACGAAGCTATTGAGTACATCAAGTTTCTTCACGATCAAGTCAGCGTAT GTTTTGAGCACTCCATACATGAAGAGTGGAGCTTCCATTCAACCCAATCAG GAATGTAA
- the LOC140183588 gene encoding serine/threonine-protein phosphatase 7 long form homolog, whose protein sequence is MRGHSALLNTLVERWRLETHTFHLPVGKVTVTLEDASYILGLPINGEAVTVRSNSCHQFLVENCIACFGRESGPDDHVFEKVNIVWIWQCRDTDPCDTQESLERYVRAHIFCVLGIIVFPEKSTVLLNSKFLPLLRDFHRISRWSHWRRHTRYIRRPTAHFRRGLDDMGVDDGFRMSSLPIWLCAPPSRL, encoded by the exons ATGAGAGGTCATTCTGCACTTTTGAATACTTTGGTCGAACGTTGGAGACTGGAGACTCACACATTTCATCTTCCGGTCGGTAAAGTGACGGTGACGCTGGAAGATGCGAGCTATATTCTTGGTCTCCCGATTAATGGGGAGGCCGTTACGGTTAGATCAAATAGCTGCCACCAGTTTTTGGTGGAGAACTGTATTGCGTGTTTTGGTCGGGAGTCCGGTCCGGATGATCACGTGTTCGAGAAGGTTAATATTGTTTGGATCTGGCAGTGCAGAGACACCGACCCTTGTGATACTCAAGAGTCCCTCGAGCGGTACGTCCGGGCGCACATTTTCTGCGTGCTCGGAATAATTGTGTTTCCGGAGAAGTCGACCGTTTTACTGAACTCGAAGTTTCTACCGCTACTTCGGGATTTCCACCGGATTTCAAG GTGGAGTCATTGGCGCCGACATACGAGATATATACGACGGCCTACTGCGCATTTTAGGCGAGGACTCGACGACATGGGAGTTGACGAT GGATTCCGGATGTCCTCGCTCCCCATATGGCTATGTGCTCCACCCAGTCGCCTCTAG
- the LOC112791361 gene encoding transcription factor bHLH112 isoform X1 translates to MADDEDFQGAAGICGENWWRSIDSTRSVFPPLTSSSPSSTSPCSVAPPTDTRTWPSSDDHHHCFMDLKAPACDIISNNNNNNYHMSFHDAQEKPHNNKTTTNESQSGSMLIDSTFQMMGFGLSSPNWDHQSLLENNNSQIIQKDYWSRKNFGTQQQQVSSTMDVFKRMNNQEFSSSTYGYPSSTLIQTLYDPQQQPQRSSSSSSSSLFTNRSMSYSSSSTVNYHHASNEVSLSPITWPKLFSSSSSSSSSSSLSLLPPMAKHPDNNNIGLHFSNNNTPFWNASSDALHDIRAGAFPFEEEDNKPNSPIILLNKLKSEELCVDSVKKNNNVCSSPPPFKRARIETPPPLPTFKVRKEKLGDRVTALQQLVSPFGKTDTASVLHEAIEYIKFLHDQVSVLSTPYMKSGASIQPNQECNNWKESPEVAKRDLRSRGLCLVPISSTFPVATEVSADFWTPTLSFGGALLR, encoded by the exons ATGGCTGACGATGAGGATTTCCAAGGTGCAGCAGGGATTTGCGGTGAGAACTGGTGGAGGAGTATTGATTCAACAAGGAGTGTGTTTCCTCCTCTAacctcatcatcaccatcttcaacTTCACCTTGTTCCGTGGCACCACCCACCGACACTAGAACTTGGCCAAGTAGTGATGATCATCATCATTGTTTCATGGATTTGAAGGCACCGGCGTGTGATATTAttagtaacaataataataataattaccatATGAGTTTTCATGATGCGCAAGAGAAGCCACACAACAACAAGACTACTACTAATGAATCACAAAGTGGAAGCATGTTGATCGATTCAACCTTCCAAATGATGGGTTTTGGCTTGTCTTCACCCAATTGGGATCATCAATCTCTGTT AGAGAATAATAATTCACAAATAATCCAAAAGGATTATTGGAGCAGAAAGAACTTTGGAACCCAACAACAACAAGTTTCAAGTACCATGGATGTTTTCAAGCGCATGAACAACCAAGAATTTTCCTCATCAACTTATGGTTACCCGTCATCAACACTGATTCAAACATTATATGATCCACAGCAGCAGCCACAgcgctcatcatcatcatcatcatcatcacttttCACCAACCGTTCCATGTCCTATTCATCATCTTCTACAGTGAATTATCATCATGCCTCCAATGAAGTGTCACTGTCACCAATCACATGGCCTaaactcttttcttcttcttcttcttcatcatcatcttcttctttatcACTACTTCCCCCAATGGCAAAGCACCCTGACAATAACAATATTGGACTTCACTTTTCCAACAACAACACCCCTTTCTGGAACGCTTCCTCCGACGCACTTCACGACATTAGAGCAGGTGCTTTtccttttgaagaagaagacaacaaACCCAATTCCCCCATTATTCTACTCAACAag CTTAAGAGCGAAGAATTGTGTGTGGACTcggtaaagaaaaataataatgtttgcTCATCACCACCTCCATTCAAAAGGGCAAGAATTGAAACTCCACCCCCTTTACCAACTTTTAAG GTTCGGAAAGAGAAGTTAGGGGACCGAGTTACTGCTCTTCAGCAACTGGTTTCACCTTTCGGAAAG ACCGACACTGCATCCGTTCTCCACGAAGCTATTGAGTACATCAAGTTTCTTCACGATCAAGTCAGC GTTTTGAGCACTCCATACATGAAGAGTGGAGCTTCCATTCAACCCAATCAG GAATGTAATAATTGGAAAGAGTCACCAGAAGTGGCAAAACGAGATTTGAGAAGCCGAGGGCTATGTTTGGTACCAATTTCAAGCACATTCCCGGTTGCTACGGAGGTGAGTGCTGATTTCTGGACGCCAACATTGTCATTCGGAGGAGCACTTCTAAGATAG
- the LOC112781858 gene encoding uncharacterized protein: MKTISQDHAKLDSDTIVDAIRPLVESDPSIKVKSVIVEVQSRFNYTVSYRKAWLAKQKVVAKVFSDWKVSYQTLPVWLKAMTVKMSRSRVQIKMLPVSHETEKVQGVRVLHCIFWSFYSCIVAFKHSKPLVQVDGTHLYRKYKCAFLVVVAQDGNQNIVPIAFAIVEGETTDA, from the coding sequence ATGAAAACGATAtcacaagatcatgccaagttaGACTCGGACACAATTGTAGATGCCATTAGGCCATTGGTCGAATCAGACCCCTCGATAAAGGTGAAGTCTGTAATTGTAGAAGTTCAATCCAGGTTCAACTACACTGTCAGTTACcgcaaggcttggttggcaaagcagaaagtTGTTGCCAAGGTTTTCAGTGATTGGAAAGTTTCTTACCAGACTCTGCCAGTATGGTTGAAAGCAATGACGGTTAAAATGTCAAGGTCTCGTGTTCAAATCAAAATGCTCCCTGTTTCCCATGAGACTGAGAAGGTTCAAGGTGTAAGAGTTCTGCACTGCATTTTTTGGAGCTTCTATTCGTGTATTGTAGCATTTAAACACAGCAAGCCACTGGTACAAGTTGATGGCACGCACCTGTACAGAAAATATAAATGTGCATTTCTGGTAGTGGTTGCACAAGATGGGAATCAAAACAttgtgcctattgcatttgccATAGTCGAGGGCGAGACAACAGACGCATGA